One part of the Bacteroidia bacterium genome encodes these proteins:
- a CDS encoding DUF5995 family protein, whose translation MSNSALKPIYINRETCSIDEVIDQLGRIIDWAEEQNNPLGFFPALYQAVTIRVANGIKIQRFADGGGMEKLDVVFANRYFEALDRYLKSEKTTQSWKLAFDQHQRDDLIVLQHLLLGINAHINLDLGLSAAKVAKTAGQLKQVEADFLEINYLLQEMIEEVQDRLNTFSLIWKSADFLLGKADELMASFSLKRSRKLAWKIAEEAYLQADPYAPSFIASMDRKAEKMGKVILSPPNFMLTTGLRLMGKFSFTDANAIICELRKPYD comes from the coding sequence ATGAGTAATTCAGCCCTAAAGCCCATCTACATCAATCGCGAAACCTGTAGTATTGATGAAGTGATCGATCAATTAGGTCGGATCATAGACTGGGCGGAAGAACAAAACAATCCCCTTGGCTTCTTTCCGGCTCTTTATCAAGCCGTTACTATCCGAGTTGCAAATGGAATCAAAATCCAGCGATTTGCAGATGGAGGAGGCATGGAAAAGTTGGACGTAGTATTTGCCAATCGCTATTTTGAAGCCCTTGATCGGTACCTCAAAAGTGAAAAGACTACCCAATCCTGGAAACTGGCTTTCGATCAGCATCAGAGAGATGACCTGATTGTATTGCAGCATCTTTTACTGGGGATCAATGCACATATCAACCTGGATTTAGGACTATCAGCAGCCAAAGTTGCTAAAACTGCAGGTCAACTGAAGCAGGTAGAAGCTGACTTTCTGGAGATAAATTATTTATTGCAGGAGATGATCGAAGAGGTTCAAGATAGATTGAATACCTTTTCCCTGATTTGGAAGTCAGCTGATTTCCTTCTGGGCAAAGCAGATGAGCTCATGGCATCCTTCAGCCTAAAAAGATCACGGAAATTAGCCTGGAAGATTGCTGAGGAGGCCTATTTACAGGCCGATCCCTACGCTCCCAGTTTCATAGCAAGTATGGACAGAAAAGCAGAGAAGATGGGCAAAGTTATTTTATCTCCTCCCAACTTCATGCTTACGACCGGACTAAGACTTATGGGCAAATTTTCCTTTACAGATGCTAATGCGATTATCTGTGAACTCAGGAAACCCTATGACTAA
- the mgrA gene encoding L-glyceraldehyde 3-phosphate reductase, which translates to MNYQASPQRYATMQYRRCGNSGLKLPAISLGLWHNFGHVDVLENSRAMLRMAFDRGITHFDLANNYGPPPGSAEENFGRILKEDFRSYRDELIISSKAGYLMWDGPYGEWGSKKYLVASMDQSLKRMGLDYVDIFYSHRPDPETPLEETMATLDLFVRQGKALYVGISNYDAEQTKRAVEILDSLGTPCLIHQPKYSMLVRWVEEALLDVLEDKGVGCIPFSPLAQGLLTDKYLKGIPADSRAGKSHGFLQKDEVNEEVLTKIRALHAIAERRGQSLAQMAIAWLLKDDRVTSVLIGASRPAQLANSLDSLNNLSFSEAELDEIEGILKNKP; encoded by the coding sequence ATGAACTACCAAGCTTCTCCTCAAAGATATGCAACGATGCAATACCGTCGTTGTGGAAACAGTGGCCTGAAATTACCAGCGATCTCTCTGGGACTCTGGCATAATTTCGGTCATGTAGATGTACTCGAAAATAGTCGAGCCATGCTCAGAATGGCTTTTGACCGTGGAATAACCCATTTTGACCTGGCCAACAATTATGGTCCACCTCCTGGTTCGGCGGAAGAGAACTTCGGCCGCATCCTGAAAGAAGATTTTCGTTCTTATAGGGATGAACTCATCATCTCCTCTAAAGCCGGTTATCTCATGTGGGACGGCCCCTATGGAGAATGGGGCTCTAAGAAATACCTGGTTGCCAGTATGGACCAAAGTCTCAAGAGAATGGGACTGGACTATGTTGACATTTTTTATTCTCACAGACCTGATCCGGAAACTCCATTGGAGGAGACCATGGCCACCCTGGATCTATTTGTTCGGCAGGGGAAAGCCCTCTACGTGGGCATCTCTAATTACGATGCAGAGCAAACGAAAAGAGCTGTGGAAATCCTGGATAGCCTGGGAACTCCCTGTCTTATCCATCAACCCAAATATTCTATGTTGGTGAGATGGGTTGAAGAGGCTTTGTTAGATGTATTGGAAGATAAAGGAGTAGGATGCATTCCATTTTCTCCTCTTGCTCAGGGCCTGCTGACTGATAAATATTTGAAAGGGATTCCGGCAGATTCACGTGCAGGAAAATCGCATGGTTTTCTGCAAAAAGATGAAGTCAATGAGGAGGTTCTTACAAAAATAAGAGCCCTGCATGCCATAGCAGAAAGAAGGGGGCAAAGTCTTGCTCAGATGGCCATTGCCTGGCTGTTGAAAGATGATAGAGTTACCTCTGTTTTGATAGGAGCAAGTAGACCCGCTCAATTGGCTAACTCTCTGGATAGTCTAAACAATTTATCTTTTTCTGAGGCAGAGCTGGATGAGATAGAGGGAATACTAAAAAATAAGCCTTAG
- a CDS encoding MBL fold metallo-hydrolase: MKRLIALLLLSIPFLLFAQTDEHKTEKGSLKIHPVLHATMVLEWNGLTVYVDPYGGPEKFENFEAPDLVLITDIHGDHLNKSTLEKLDLSKAQIIAPKAVIDKLGDLSYASDFALSNGSKMETQGIEIMAIPMYNLPETADSRHPKGRGNGYVLTIGGKRLYVSGDTEDIQEMRALKNIDYAFVCMNLPYTMDVEAAASAVIEFSPKIVYPFHYRGGGGKFSDVEAFKKLVNSGNEKVEVRLRNWYPEK; encoded by the coding sequence ATGAAAAGATTGATCGCGCTATTACTACTAAGTATCCCCTTCCTGCTTTTTGCCCAAACAGATGAGCATAAAACGGAAAAGGGGAGCCTGAAAATCCATCCGGTTCTCCATGCAACTATGGTACTCGAATGGAACGGATTGACGGTATATGTAGATCCTTATGGTGGTCCGGAAAAATTCGAGAATTTTGAAGCGCCGGATTTGGTATTGATAACAGATATCCATGGGGATCACCTGAACAAATCAACCCTGGAGAAACTGGATCTTTCCAAAGCACAAATCATTGCTCCTAAAGCCGTCATAGATAAACTGGGGGACTTAAGCTATGCTTCTGATTTTGCTTTATCCAATGGTTCCAAAATGGAGACCCAGGGAATAGAAATTATGGCTATTCCTATGTACAACCTTCCTGAAACAGCTGATTCTCGCCACCCCAAAGGTAGAGGGAATGGATATGTGCTTACCATCGGAGGAAAAAGACTATACGTTTCTGGAGATACCGAGGATATTCAGGAGATGCGAGCCCTGAAGAACATTGATTATGCCTTTGTTTGTATGAACTTGCCCTATACGATGGATGTCGAGGCCGCTGCCAGCGCTGTGATTGAATTCTCTCCCAAAATTGTATACCCTTTTCATTATCGGGGTGGCGGCGGAAAATTCAGTGATGTAGAAGCCTTTAAAAAACTCGTCAATAGTGGCAATGAAAAAGTTGAGGTAAGATTGCGAAATTGGTATCCGGAAAAGTAG
- a CDS encoding PKD domain-containing protein codes for MRKSLVPPPVLLEQFNLRSGPIERPGFERYGVVFSTHKGATENDIDTAAILGKTLVNTALKGPDGEFTVLGGYFAKRVKDDKGNNAVEISKVFGDALDASKGFGLSGGNEMIGDNWEQMANAPTEIRKKYVDERNFGESGWTFLTNFKAKRSFFPHSSNEIHIVEDCPEIRFSHYTYSYPDDKLINASFHLRVEGEGIEEFTWNMGDGSDPIKTKKPEVKHTYERPFGDDVRFTVSVTSSGPGPCGDSESIGIKIPGREHPALKSVEETKREKSQDKKETTIDFVATLEKADNPHLTYTWDFGDGSDKVVKKGPDGLKATHTYKNGDDFSTHQVSVDGKGPETCESSVITSVRLDPSPVDCPVIGEVKQTDKRELSDSHVQFTIKAAFTGASPRQFIWSWEDEGKEQIKVTDGPELTLVLKREQEDNRPVIIALDTVGPGTCKGESDICVHVPGLVADTCPWYMKAFPYVLALLFTMLMGAVITCYVGVNMGQAIEGAPTDHMYTWTIVLAFATMILGFIWAVLGKKSACGPRICNILLILATGLIGSSIFSALIGECFESYLPLFFIMLFLGIITAIYYQRRCKDKHTITQIAIFIAMGVLAVILAVSMHANPVLQCLQ; via the coding sequence ATGAGAAAATCTCTTGTTCCTCCTCCTGTTTTACTGGAGCAATTCAATCTAAGATCCGGTCCCATAGAGAGGCCAGGATTTGAAAGATATGGCGTCGTCTTTTCTACCCACAAGGGCGCTACTGAAAATGATATAGATACTGCTGCTATCCTCGGGAAAACCCTGGTAAATACTGCCCTAAAAGGACCCGATGGAGAGTTCACGGTATTAGGGGGATATTTTGCAAAAAGGGTAAAAGATGACAAAGGCAATAATGCAGTCGAAATTTCCAAAGTATTTGGAGACGCACTGGATGCAAGTAAAGGATTTGGCTTAAGTGGAGGGAATGAAATGATTGGGGATAATTGGGAGCAAATGGCAAATGCTCCAACTGAGATTAGGAAAAAGTATGTAGATGAACGCAATTTTGGCGAAAGTGGTTGGACCTTCTTAACTAATTTTAAAGCTAAAAGATCTTTCTTCCCGCATAGCTCCAATGAGATTCATATTGTTGAGGACTGTCCGGAAATCAGATTCTCTCATTATACCTACAGTTATCCGGATGACAAGCTTATAAATGCAAGCTTTCACCTACGGGTCGAAGGAGAAGGAATAGAAGAATTTACCTGGAATATGGGCGATGGTAGTGATCCTATCAAAACCAAAAAACCAGAAGTAAAGCATACCTATGAAAGACCTTTTGGTGATGACGTAAGATTTACGGTCAGTGTAACAAGTTCAGGACCTGGTCCATGTGGAGATTCGGAATCGATAGGGATAAAGATTCCGGGAAGAGAGCATCCAGCTCTAAAGAGCGTAGAAGAAACTAAGCGTGAAAAATCCCAGGACAAAAAGGAAACTACCATTGATTTTGTTGCGACTCTGGAAAAAGCTGACAATCCTCACCTTACTTATACCTGGGATTTTGGAGATGGAAGTGATAAAGTAGTTAAGAAAGGACCGGATGGATTAAAAGCCACACATACCTATAAAAATGGAGATGACTTTTCTACGCATCAGGTGAGCGTGGATGGTAAAGGACCTGAAACTTGTGAAAGCTCAGTAATCACCAGTGTAAGGCTCGATCCCTCGCCTGTTGATTGTCCGGTTATTGGAGAAGTCAAACAGACCGATAAAAGGGAACTTAGTGATAGTCATGTTCAATTTACCATCAAAGCCGCATTTACCGGTGCTTCCCCCAGACAATTTATCTGGTCGTGGGAGGATGAAGGTAAAGAACAAATCAAAGTTACGGATGGACCGGAACTTACATTGGTTCTGAAAAGAGAGCAAGAGGACAATCGTCCGGTAATTATAGCATTGGATACCGTAGGGCCTGGTACGTGTAAAGGAGAATCCGATATTTGTGTTCATGTTCCTGGTTTGGTAGCCGACACCTGCCCCTGGTACATGAAAGCCTTCCCATATGTGCTGGCTTTGTTATTTACCATGCTCATGGGTGCTGTTATTACCTGCTATGTCGGTGTCAATATGGGGCAAGCCATAGAAGGTGCTCCCACAGATCATATGTACACCTGGACAATTGTCCTTGCGTTTGCGACTATGATCCTGGGTTTTATCTGGGCTGTGTTAGGGAAAAAATCTGCTTGTGGACCCCGGATTTGCAATATCCTATTAATCCTCGCGACAGGCTTGATTGGCTCCTCCATCTTCTCCGCCTTGATCGGCGAATGTTTCGAAAGCTATCTTCCTTTATTCTTCATTATGCTATTTCTCGGCATTATAACCGCTATTTATTATCAGCGGAGATGTAAGGACAAGCATACGATTACTCAGATAGCGATTTTTATTGCTATGGGTGTACTGGCAGTGATACTTGCTGTATCCATGCATGCCAATCCTGTGCTGCAGTGTTTGCAGTAA
- a CDS encoding FtsX-like permease family protein: protein MNFEYFFARRMTFGSERAATGLVIKLYILSIALATATMEIALSVVTGFETEIQQKVVGFSADVVLTHYLEDKHKIMEAVPITYSESLRDSILSVSNVESVSPYIHHVAVMQSSESWDGIMLKGVDSAYNWKYIESVLLEGEIPDYSGSSVSKDIVISKKQSQNFGLEVGDRARLIFQSRTGNKLIRTIKVAAIYETGMEEFDNQFMICHIDRLRQVWKWEDNQVSGLEVDLKSFDNYEPYKLNLSGLPLVQREPSNLIQTTDSITQVARIDQKARAITDIMPEIFDWLNLQHQNVWVILGLMVVVAIINMTGVILISIIERTKTIGILKALGLSSGRVQRLFIFNAFFLISLGVIFGNILGLGLLWSQYTFSWLKIPQADYFIDTVPVSWEWSSFFAVNLAVVLISTIFMFIPTLVIDKISPLKAIRFD, encoded by the coding sequence TTGAATTTCGAATACTTCTTTGCCCGCAGAATGACCTTTGGTAGTGAAAGAGCTGCAACGGGTCTCGTAATCAAGCTTTACATTTTAAGTATAGCATTGGCTACGGCTACTATGGAGATTGCCTTGTCGGTAGTTACTGGCTTTGAAACGGAAATTCAACAGAAGGTTGTTGGCTTTAGCGCGGATGTGGTGCTTACTCATTATCTGGAGGATAAGCATAAAATCATGGAAGCTGTGCCCATTACCTATTCCGAGAGTTTGCGGGATTCTATTCTTTCTGTTTCCAATGTTGAATCTGTGAGTCCCTACATCCACCATGTTGCGGTCATGCAATCTTCAGAGTCCTGGGATGGCATAATGCTGAAAGGAGTGGATTCTGCTTATAACTGGAAATATATAGAATCAGTATTGCTGGAAGGTGAAATACCCGACTATTCGGGCTCTTCTGTTTCCAAGGATATAGTCATTTCGAAAAAACAATCTCAGAACTTTGGGCTGGAAGTTGGAGATCGGGCGCGCCTGATTTTTCAATCCCGAACCGGCAATAAATTGATACGAACCATTAAAGTTGCGGCAATCTATGAAACCGGTATGGAGGAGTTTGACAATCAATTTATGATTTGTCATATAGATCGATTGCGGCAGGTGTGGAAATGGGAGGATAATCAGGTCTCAGGTTTGGAAGTGGACCTCAAAAGTTTTGATAATTATGAACCCTACAAACTCAATTTGAGTGGCCTTCCGCTGGTCCAACGAGAGCCTTCAAATCTGATACAGACCACAGACTCGATTACACAAGTGGCTCGAATAGATCAAAAAGCCAGAGCAATCACAGATATAATGCCCGAGATTTTTGACTGGTTAAATCTCCAACACCAGAATGTATGGGTCATTCTGGGGCTCATGGTGGTTGTGGCTATCATCAATATGACGGGCGTAATTCTTATTTCGATTATAGAGCGAACCAAGACCATCGGGATATTGAAGGCCCTTGGCTTGTCTTCCGGACGGGTACAAAGACTTTTTATATTCAATGCCTTTTTCCTCATTAGCCTCGGAGTCATATTTGGCAATATTTTGGGATTAGGTCTCCTTTGGTCCCAATACACCTTCTCCTGGTTGAAAATTCCCCAGGCAGATTACTTTATCGATACGGTGCCTGTTTCCTGGGAATGGAGTAGCTTTTTTGCGGTAAATCTGGCGGTTGTTTTAATCAGTACCATTTTCATGTTTATCCCTACCCTGGTGATTGATAAAATCAGTCCTTTGAAGGCAATTCGTTTCGACTAA
- a CDS encoding DUF1343 domain-containing protein: MESAKYTKISLILLVTITCFLSFACEGSGQNNSSAEQKAVEMREGEQVDEQSKRRAALKTGPEMLFEQHLAKLEGKSIAVVANHTSQFRNGTHLVDSLISTGIKVEKVFAPEHGFRGTADAGEAVESGKDAKTGLPIISLYGKNKKPSKEQMEGLDMVIFDIQDVGSRHYTYIGTMTYVMEACAEKGIPIMVLDRPNPNGWYVDGPVLKAGNNSFIGMHEIPIVHGMSIAEYANMVNGENWLADGLKVELEVVPCEGYVHSMRWEDTGLDWIPPSPNLGTEYSAYLYPAICWLEPTPASVGRGTHDAFTIVGAPWYTPAAGSYKGLETEAYSFTPVSLAGKSKYPKFQDETCKGIKFSNRVSGKALLIAGIEIIKELYAQAPDKKAFFKKGFNKWPGSGEFQQQLESGVPTEEIYTSWQEEIRAFQQIRNKYLLYP, from the coding sequence ATGGAATCCGCCAAATATACCAAAATAAGCCTCATATTACTTGTAACGATCACTTGTTTTCTAAGTTTCGCTTGTGAGGGAAGTGGCCAGAATAATTCTTCTGCCGAACAAAAGGCTGTAGAAATGAGGGAAGGAGAACAAGTAGACGAGCAAAGCAAGCGCAGAGCCGCACTCAAAACAGGTCCTGAAATGCTTTTTGAGCAGCATTTGGCTAAGCTTGAGGGGAAATCCATCGCTGTTGTAGCCAATCATACCTCCCAATTCCGCAATGGAACCCATCTAGTAGATAGCCTCATAAGTACAGGAATAAAGGTCGAGAAAGTTTTTGCTCCTGAACATGGATTCAGAGGTACGGCAGATGCTGGAGAAGCGGTAGAAAGCGGTAAAGATGCAAAAACAGGTCTTCCTATCATCAGTCTTTACGGTAAAAATAAAAAGCCGAGTAAAGAACAGATGGAAGGGCTGGATATGGTCATCTTTGATATTCAGGATGTGGGTTCTAGACATTATACCTATATCGGTACCATGACTTATGTGATGGAAGCCTGTGCAGAGAAAGGCATTCCTATCATGGTTCTCGACCGTCCCAATCCCAATGGCTGGTATGTAGATGGTCCGGTCTTGAAAGCCGGAAACAATTCCTTTATCGGCATGCACGAAATTCCCATTGTCCATGGAATGAGCATCGCGGAATATGCTAACATGGTCAATGGAGAAAACTGGCTAGCAGATGGCCTAAAGGTAGAACTCGAAGTGGTTCCCTGTGAAGGCTACGTACATAGCATGCGCTGGGAAGATACCGGTCTGGACTGGATTCCCCCCTCTCCTAATCTCGGTACTGAATACAGCGCATATTTATATCCGGCCATTTGTTGGCTGGAACCAACTCCAGCCAGTGTAGGAAGAGGAACACATGATGCCTTTACTATTGTAGGTGCCCCCTGGTATACACCCGCAGCTGGCAGCTACAAAGGCCTGGAAACTGAAGCCTATAGTTTTACCCCTGTTTCTTTAGCAGGCAAATCAAAATACCCCAAGTTTCAGGATGAAACCTGTAAGGGGATAAAATTCTCGAACCGAGTTTCAGGCAAAGCCCTCCTGATTGCAGGTATAGAAATTATAAAAGAACTATACGCACAGGCACCCGATAAAAAAGCCTTCTTCAAAAAAGGGTTTAACAAATGGCCGGGAAGCGGTGAATTTCAACAACAACTGGAATCTGGAGTACCAACAGAAGAAATTTATACTTCCTGGCAGGAAGAGATTAGGGCATTTCAGCAGATTAGAAACAAATATTTGCTTTATCCTTGA
- a CDS encoding glycosyltransferase family 2 protein has translation MDISVVVPLYNEDESIPELMEWIDRIMKENNFSYEVLMVDDGSKDKSWEVVQGMTEKYPQLKGIRFGRNYGKSAALHVGFQATQGDVVITMDADLQDSPDEIPGLYKMIAEDGFDLVSGWKKKRYDPISKTIPSKFFNFITRKVSGIHNLHDFNCGLKAYRSEVVKAIEIYGEMHRQIPLIAKWAGFEKIGEKVVEHRARKYGVSKFGLNRFINGFLDLFTIVFTQKYLKKPMHFFGTWGVLFAVIGGSTLAYLAFIKLALGEGLGHRIPALMFGSVTVLLGFILFSTGLLGEMISRTDPNRNSYRIAETVGDMVKVE, from the coding sequence ATGGATATTTCTGTTGTAGTGCCTTTATATAATGAAGATGAATCAATTCCAGAATTGATGGAATGGATTGATCGTATCATGAAGGAGAATAACTTCAGCTATGAAGTTTTGATGGTTGATGATGGGAGCAAGGATAAATCCTGGGAAGTTGTGCAGGGCATGACAGAGAAGTATCCACAATTGAAGGGGATTCGGTTTGGGCGAAATTATGGAAAGTCTGCGGCCCTTCATGTAGGCTTTCAGGCGACTCAGGGAGATGTGGTCATTACTATGGATGCAGATCTGCAGGATAGTCCAGATGAAATCCCGGGATTATATAAAATGATTGCTGAAGATGGTTTTGATCTGGTGTCCGGCTGGAAGAAGAAACGCTACGACCCTATTTCCAAAACCATTCCTTCCAAATTCTTCAACTTCATCACCCGCAAAGTTTCGGGCATCCATAATCTTCACGATTTCAATTGTGGTTTGAAGGCCTATCGCAGTGAGGTAGTAAAAGCCATAGAAATCTATGGAGAAATGCATCGGCAAATCCCACTCATTGCAAAATGGGCCGGATTTGAGAAGATAGGGGAAAAGGTAGTTGAGCACAGAGCCCGTAAATATGGAGTCTCTAAATTTGGCTTAAACCGATTTATCAACGGTTTCCTCGATCTTTTTACCATCGTATTTACGCAGAAGTACTTAAAAAAGCCCATGCACTTTTTCGGTACATGGGGCGTATTATTTGCTGTAATCGGAGGCTCTACCCTGGCCTATCTGGCTTTTATCAAATTGGCTCTGGGCGAAGGACTCGGGCATAGAATTCCCGCCCTTATGTTCGGCTCTGTTACAGTACTTCTAGGATTTATCCTGTTTAGTACGGGTCTCCTGGGCGAAATGATCAGTAGAACTGACCCCAATCGAAATTCCTATCGCATAGCTGAGACGGTAGGAGATATGGTCAAGGTTGAGTAG
- a CDS encoding DUF4349 domain-containing protein: MKITTYLSLILLLLFSCQEYSNEQLESYTAFEQYDQNDRSDLREKAGDEAPEEMPRKLIRKGEVSFTVNHLDSAYVRIAHLIREQGAIISNETLRSHNNYRAYEITVRVKPENFDLLLDKILDGSEEVTNRSVNTKDVSQRYYDLESRLKSKRAMESRYLQLLTKADKIEDMLKIEAQAAQLREDIEAMETRFRLLKNQIGLSSLQLYFTETEAMQKPSLLQKAGSNFGQGWNGFMNSLIALINIWPLLLLLGALFISLKRYRSRRRNEEI; the protein is encoded by the coding sequence ATGAAAATCACCACCTATTTGTCCCTGATCCTTCTTTTGCTTTTCTCTTGTCAGGAATATTCAAATGAACAGTTGGAATCCTATACTGCTTTTGAGCAATACGATCAAAATGACCGTTCCGATTTACGAGAAAAGGCTGGAGATGAAGCCCCCGAAGAAATGCCGAGAAAGTTGATCCGCAAAGGTGAAGTCAGTTTTACGGTAAATCACCTTGATAGTGCTTATGTCCGAATTGCCCATTTGATCAGGGAGCAAGGAGCTATCATTTCTAATGAGACCTTGAGATCACATAACAACTATAGAGCTTATGAAATTACGGTCAGGGTAAAGCCAGAAAATTTTGACCTCCTGCTTGATAAAATTCTGGATGGAAGTGAAGAAGTAACAAATAGATCTGTCAATACGAAAGACGTAAGCCAGCGCTACTATGATCTGGAAAGCCGACTAAAGAGTAAGAGAGCTATGGAAAGCAGGTATCTACAATTGCTTACAAAGGCAGATAAAATTGAGGACATGCTAAAAATTGAGGCACAAGCGGCTCAACTTCGGGAAGATATCGAGGCTATGGAAACCCGCTTTCGTTTACTCAAAAACCAGATCGGATTAAGTAGCCTTCAGCTTTATTTTACTGAAACGGAGGCCATGCAAAAACCAAGTCTACTTCAAAAAGCAGGCTCCAACTTTGGTCAGGGCTGGAATGGCTTTATGAATAGCTTGATTGCCCTAATCAATATCTGGCCTTTGCTTCTCTTACTTGGAGCCTTATTTATTAGCCTAAAACGATATAGAAGCCGTAGGAGAAATGAAGAAATTTAA